In the genome of Ignavibacteria bacterium, one region contains:
- a CDS encoding glycosyltransferase family 9 protein, which produces MKILINALSGNGDALMFSPLLPLIKKHLPDSQIDMLVMFKSVKEMYEHNPYLANVYHIEFLKQTKSVSLRQVSNLKRNKYDVSINVYPSNRFEYNFLNYLLGAKKRMSHSYIHSNFIRAEYLNNIRVPEIKDRHNVLQNFDLVNKIISASEDEIGSMEIFLSNEDDERAREWIKQANPQNKKIIGIHAGSSTLKNHIHKRWDKNKYAELCNSLINKHNSIILLFGNEFDLNNEISRMLNGQGIIASTDNYMDSMARLKYCNYFISNDTAFLHSAAAFKIPTVAIFAYTNWKELYPWKCHHEIVRLDLNCSPCFYNSPKPVECIWQGSDEFKCINNISVKKVYEAFLRLESSNSENPTQ; this is translated from the coding sequence TTGAAAATCTTAATAAATGCTCTTTCCGGCAATGGAGATGCGCTTATGTTTTCACCGCTGCTTCCTCTCATAAAGAAACATCTTCCTGATTCGCAAATCGACATGCTTGTTATGTTCAAGTCCGTGAAAGAAATGTATGAACATAATCCTTACCTAGCCAACGTTTATCACATTGAATTTCTTAAACAGACTAAATCGGTTTCTCTCAGACAAGTTTCTAATTTAAAAAGAAACAAATATGATGTTTCCATAAATGTTTATCCGTCTAACAGATTTGAATATAATTTTTTGAATTATTTGCTTGGAGCAAAGAAAAGAATGTCGCATTCATATATCCATTCTAATTTTATCAGAGCTGAATATTTAAATAATATCAGGGTTCCTGAAATCAAAGACCGGCATAATGTCCTTCAGAATTTTGATTTGGTGAATAAAATAATTTCGGCAAGTGAAGATGAAATCGGTTCAATGGAGATTTTTTTGAGTAATGAGGATGATGAAAGAGCACGGGAATGGATTAAACAGGCTAACCCTCAAAATAAAAAAATAATTGGCATTCATGCAGGTTCATCAACATTGAAAAACCATATTCACAAGCGCTGGGATAAAAATAAATATGCTGAGCTCTGTAACAGCTTAATTAATAAACACAACTCTATTATTCTATTATTTGGAAATGAATTTGATTTGAACAATGAAATAAGCCGTATGCTGAACGGGCAGGGAATTATCGCTTCAACTGATAATTATATGGACTCAATGGCTCGATTGAAATATTGTAATTATTTTATTTCAAACGATACTGCATTTCTGCATTCTGCAGCAGCTTTTAAAATTCCGACAGTAGCAATATTTGCTTATACCAACTGGAAGGAATTATACCCTTGGAAATGTCATCATGAAATTGTGAGATTGGATTTGAATTGCAGTCCTTGTTTCTACAACTCTCCTAAGCCTGTTGAGTGTATCTGGCAGGGAAGCGACGAATTTAAGTGCATTAATAATATTTCGGTGAAAAAAGTTTACGAAGCTTTTCTTAGATTGGAAAGCTCTAATTCAGAAAATCCCACACAATAG
- a CDS encoding class I SAM-dependent methyltransferase, translating to MTDTKLKCWLCDGSNVSVFMNQEIDKNLKSTDVRITDDRYGKTLPLYKCNDCSFVFAYPLPENIIELYENLEDESYIDSLKPRIKEMQHLLKAALKQKPDAKTVLDVGAGVGLMVNEAQKRGLDATGVEPSKWLVQKAKDLFSINIIEGIVPNDELKNKKFDIIFAVDVIEHLSNPLEFLETLKNYLNDSGLLIIATPDCNSVLAKKLKEKWWHFRLAHIGYFNQKSLAYAIKKSGLKLIRFTRQVWYLPFGYLYKRLSNYLPIGFLNKQIGKIDSLNNFPVRLNLRDSMVAFIQK from the coding sequence ATGACTGATACTAAATTGAAATGCTGGTTATGCGATGGTTCAAATGTTTCCGTGTTTATGAATCAGGAAATTGATAAGAATTTAAAATCGACAGATGTGAGAATTACTGATGACAGATATGGGAAAACTCTGCCATTATACAAATGCAATGACTGTTCTTTTGTATTTGCATACCCGCTTCCTGAGAACATAATTGAGCTGTATGAAAATCTCGAAGATGAATCTTATATTGATAGTTTGAAGCCAAGAATAAAAGAAATGCAGCATCTTTTGAAAGCAGCATTAAAGCAAAAACCGGATGCAAAAACAGTTTTGGATGTCGGAGCAGGTGTGGGTTTAATGGTTAACGAAGCTCAGAAAAGAGGACTTGATGCAACCGGAGTCGAACCAAGTAAATGGCTCGTTCAAAAAGCAAAAGATTTATTCAGTATAAATATTATTGAAGGGATTGTTCCGAATGATGAACTTAAGAATAAAAAATTCGATATAATTTTTGCTGTTGATGTAATAGAGCATTTGTCTAACCCGCTTGAATTTTTAGAAACTCTTAAGAATTATTTAAACGATTCAGGCTTGCTTATAATTGCCACACCAGATTGCAATAGTGTTCTTGCCAAGAAACTCAAAGAAAAATGGTGGCATTTCCGTTTAGCTCATATCGGATATTTTAATCAGAAGTCTTTGGCGTATGCAATAAAGAAATCGGGTTTGAAGCTAATAAGATTTACGCGTCAGGTTTGGTATCTTCCCTTCGGATATCTATATAAACGTTTATCTAATTATCTGCCAATTGGATTTTTAAATAAGCAGATAGGCAAAATTGATTCATTGAATAATTTTCCTGTTCGTTTAAACTTACGCGATAGCATGGTTGCGTTTATTCAAAAATAA
- a CDS encoding HAD family hydrolase, producing the protein MSQKIKAVVFDVDGTLYNETKLRRYVLWMIFVNFLKSPIRTYKYLKIVLSYRKFHEHLRFDAKTKNKFKAQVQITADKFGMNYDDVYKIINEWIHIKPLPFISKSKYKDLDSVIAWLKKNNFRIGLLSDYPCMRKAEALGIKDDMDLIKCSTDEDIDFLKPSSLGFTRVAQILNLQPQEIAYVGDRSHIDMVGAIDANFVPVLLHKKESSDKFYTINTLSELIPLIEKLNS; encoded by the coding sequence ATGTCACAGAAAATAAAAGCTGTTGTTTTTGATGTCGATGGAACTCTTTATAATGAAACTAAACTGAGAAGATATGTCCTTTGGATGATTTTTGTAAATTTTCTTAAATCACCTATAAGGACTTATAAATATTTAAAGATTGTTTTGTCATACCGAAAATTTCATGAGCATCTCAGGTTTGACGCGAAAACTAAAAATAAGTTTAAGGCACAGGTTCAGATTACCGCGGATAAGTTCGGAATGAATTATGATGATGTTTATAAGATTATTAATGAATGGATTCATATAAAGCCATTACCATTTATTTCAAAGAGCAAGTATAAAGATTTAGATTCTGTCATTGCTTGGCTTAAAAAAAATAATTTTAGAATCGGTTTACTTTCAGATTACCCGTGTATGAGAAAAGCTGAAGCATTGGGAATAAAAGATGACATGGATTTGATTAAATGTTCGACCGATGAAGACATAGACTTCTTAAAACCAAGTTCTCTTGGCTTCACAAGAGTAGCCCAAATTTTGAATTTGCAGCCGCAAGAGATAGCTTATGTTGGTGATAGGAGTCATATCGATATGGTAGGAGCAATTGACGCAAATTTTGTACCCGTGCTGCTGCACAAGAAAGAGTCATCCGATAAATTCTATACTATAAATACTTTAAGTGAGTTGATTCCCTTAATAGAAAAACTTAATTCTTAA
- a CDS encoding UbiA prenyltransferase family protein, whose amino-acid sequence MKALIPYIQIARPDHWFKNVFMIPGILVAFLFAGVTFDAHFVLNLVLGVMAVCFIASANYTINELLDAPYDMEHPVKKFRPVPSGKIKTGYAYLQYFILIALGLGISYFVNVPFLLVNLFLLIMGVFYNVKPFRTKDLVYVDVLSESVNNSIRFLLGWFIVTTAFIPPLSIIIAYWMIGAFFMASKRLGEIRFIDNQDTVKNYRKSLSRYTEAKLITSIIFYASLFSFSSAVFLIRYKFELILISPILSLLVAEYIRISFIHNSPVQYPEKLYRQKGLMFICILLVVCFVILLFVKIPVLSEIFEPKITF is encoded by the coding sequence GTGAAAGCATTAATTCCATATATACAGATTGCGCGTCCCGACCACTGGTTCAAAAATGTTTTTATGATACCGGGAATACTCGTGGCATTTCTTTTTGCAGGAGTAACCTTTGATGCTCATTTCGTTCTGAATCTTGTATTAGGGGTTATGGCTGTTTGTTTTATCGCATCTGCTAACTATACAATCAATGAGCTTCTCGATGCGCCTTATGACATGGAGCATCCCGTCAAAAAATTTCGTCCGGTTCCTTCAGGTAAAATAAAAACAGGTTATGCTTATCTTCAATATTTTATTTTAATAGCTTTAGGGTTAGGAATATCATACTTTGTCAATGTTCCTTTCCTTTTGGTAAATCTTTTTCTTCTGATAATGGGTGTATTTTATAATGTGAAGCCCTTCAGAACAAAAGATTTGGTCTATGTCGATGTGCTTTCGGAATCTGTTAATAATTCGATAAGATTTTTGCTGGGCTGGTTTATCGTAACAACTGCTTTCATTCCGCCGCTTTCAATAATTATCGCTTATTGGATGATTGGTGCATTCTTTATGGCTTCCAAGCGCTTAGGTGAAATCAGATTTATTGACAATCAGGACACGGTGAAAAATTATAGGAAATCTTTGAGCAGATATACTGAAGCAAAGCTTATCACGAGCATAATTTTTTATGCATCGTTATTTTCTTTTAGCTCGGCAGTATTTCTGATAAGATATAAATTCGAGTTGATACTTATAAGCCCCATACTTTCATTGCTTGTTGCCGAGTATATAAGAATAAGTTTCATTCATAACAGCCCTGTTCAATATCCTGAAAAACTTTACAGACAAAAAGGACTGATGTTCATCTGCATCCTTTTGGTTGTATGCTTCGTAATTTTATTGTTCGTAAAAATTCCGGTTTTATCGGAAATATTTGAACCTAAAATCACGTTTTAG